Within the Bradyrhizobium cosmicum genome, the region CGCGCTGGTGAAGTACGAGGACGGCACTCAGGCCTATATCCTGGCGCCGCAGCGCCTGGCCGTCGGCGACTCCGTGGTTGCCGGCAACTATGTCGACGTGAAGCCGGGCAACGTCATGCCGCTCGGCAACATGCCGGTCGGCACGATCATCCACAACATCGAGGTCAAGATCGGGAAGGGCGGTCAGCTCGCCCGTTCGGCTGGTACCTACGCCCAGCTCGTCGGCCGCGACCACGACTACGTCATCGTCCGTTTGAACTCGGGCGAGCAGCGCCTGGTGCACGGCCGTTGCCGCGGTACGATCGGCGCGGTGTCGAACCCGGATCACATGAACAGTTCGATCGGCAAGGCCGGCCGCAACCGTTGGCTGGGCCGCAAGCCGCATAACCGCGGCGTTTCGATGAACCCGATCGACCATCCGCACGGCGGTGGTGAAGGTCGCACCTCGGGCGGTCGCCACCCGGTTACTCCGTGGGGCAAGCCGACCAAGGGCAAGAAGACCCGCAGCAACAAGTCGACCAACAAATTCATTCTCCTAAGCCGCCACAAGCGGAAGAAGTAAGGAACGACGGACATGGTTCGTTCAGTCTGGAAAGGCCCGTTCGTCGAGGGTTCTCTGCTCAAGAAGGCAGATGCCGCGCGCGCGTCCGGCCGTCACGACGTCATCAAGATCTGGAGCCGTCGTTCGACGATCCTGCCGCAGTTCGTTGGTCTGACCTTCGGTGTCTACAATGGTCAGAAGCACGTCCCGGTGGCCGTCAACGAGGAAATGGTTGGTCACAAGTTCGGCGAGTTTTCGCCGACCCGGACCTTCCATGGCCACTCCGGGGACAAGAAAGCCAAGAAGGCTTGAGGATTAAACGATGAGCAAACCTAAGCGCGAACGGAGCCTCGCCGAGAACGAGGCCAAGGCGGTCGCCCGGATGCTGCGGGTGAGCCCGCAGAAGCTCAATCTGGTCGCCCAGCTCATTCGCGGCCGGAAGGCGGCTGCTGCGCTCGCCGATCTGCAGTTTTCGCGCAAGCGGATCGCGGTCGACGTGAAGAAGTGCCTGGAATCGGCTATCGCCAACGCCGAGAACAACCACGACCTCGACGTCGACGATCTCGTCGTGGCGCAGGCCTTCGTCGGCAATGGTCTCGTGATGAAGCGCTTTGCCGCCCGGGGCCGTGGCCGTTCGGGTCGCGTCTACAAACCATTTTCGCAGCTGACGATCATCGTTCGTCAGGTCGAAGCCGAAGCAGCGGCCTAAGGGACGCAGGAGCACACGATGGGTCAAAAGATCAATCCGATCGGTCTGCGTCTCGGCATCAACCGGACCTGGGATTCCCGCTGGTTCGCCGGCAAGCAGGAATACGGCAAGCTGCTGCATGAGGACGTCAAGATCCGCGAGATCCTGCACAAGGAGCTCAAGCAGGCGGC harbors:
- the rplB gene encoding 50S ribosomal protein L2, which produces MALKTFNPTTPGQRQLVMVDRSALYKGKPVKALTEGKHSSGGRNNTGRITVRFRGGGHKRTLRTVDFKRDKVDAPAKVERLEYDPNRTAFIALVKYEDGTQAYILAPQRLAVGDSVVAGNYVDVKPGNVMPLGNMPVGTIIHNIEVKIGKGGQLARSAGTYAQLVGRDHDYVIVRLNSGEQRLVHGRCRGTIGAVSNPDHMNSSIGKAGRNRWLGRKPHNRGVSMNPIDHPHGGGEGRTSGGRHPVTPWGKPTKGKKTRSNKSTNKFILLSRHKRKK
- the rpsS gene encoding 30S ribosomal protein S19 is translated as MVRSVWKGPFVEGSLLKKADAARASGRHDVIKIWSRRSTILPQFVGLTFGVYNGQKHVPVAVNEEMVGHKFGEFSPTRTFHGHSGDKKAKKA
- the rplV gene encoding 50S ribosomal protein L22 — encoded protein: MSKPKRERSLAENEAKAVARMLRVSPQKLNLVAQLIRGRKAAAALADLQFSRKRIAVDVKKCLESAIANAENNHDLDVDDLVVAQAFVGNGLVMKRFAARGRGRSGRVYKPFSQLTIIVRQVEAEAAA